From the Priestia koreensis genome, one window contains:
- the sufU gene encoding Fe-S cluster assembly sulfur transfer protein SufU codes for MSFNNNLDVLYRQVIMDHYKNPRNRGVLEEDTVTINMNNPTCGDRIQLSFKVEEGKVSDVKFEGEGCSISMASASMMTQAVKGKPIEEALHMSQIFSDMMQGKEYDDSIELEDIEALQGVSKFPARIKCATLAWKAMEKGLRDKDQSDSN; via the coding sequence ATGTCTTTTAATAACAACCTTGATGTGTTGTATCGTCAGGTGATTATGGATCATTATAAAAATCCACGTAATCGCGGCGTATTAGAAGAAGATACGGTGACGATCAACATGAACAATCCAACGTGTGGCGATCGTATTCAACTTTCATTTAAAGTCGAGGAAGGCAAAGTATCTGATGTGAAATTTGAAGGTGAAGGATGCTCGATTTCAATGGCATCTGCATCTATGATGACACAAGCAGTGAAAGGCAAGCCGATTGAAGAAGCTCTTCACATGTCTCAGATTTTCTCGGACATGATGCAAGGGAAAGAATATGATGATAGTATAGAGTTAGAGGACATTGAAGCACTGCAAGGTGTATCAAAGTTCCCAGCACGTATTAAATGTGCCACATTAGCTTGGAAAGCAATGGAAAAAGGATTGCGTGATAAAGATCAGTCAGATTCGAACTAA
- the sufB gene encoding Fe-S cluster assembly protein SufB — translation MAKKMPEIGDYKYGFADKDVSIFRSKRGLTKEIVEEISRMKSEPQWMLDFRLKSLEHFYKMPMPQWGGDLGSLNFDEITYYVKPSEKSERSWDEVPEEIKQTFDKLGIPEAEQKYLAGVSAQYESEVVYHNMKEDLEAQGIVFKDTDTALKENEDIFREHFGKVIPPTDNKFAALNSAVWSGGSFIYVPKGIKVDTPLQAYFRINSENMGQFERTLIVVDEGAHVHYVEGCTAPVYTTNSLHSAVVEIMIKKDAYCRYTTIQNWANNVFNLVTKRAVAEENATMEWIDGNIGSKLTMKYPAVILKGEGARGMTLSIALAGKGQHQDAGAKMIHLAPNTSSTIVSKSISKHGGKVTYRGIVHFGRKAEGARANIECDTLIMDNQSTSDTIPYNEILNDNISLEHEAKVSKVSEEQLFYLMSRGISEQEATEMIVMGFIEPFTKELPMEYAVEMNRLIKFEMEGSIG, via the coding sequence ATGGCAAAGAAAATGCCAGAAATCGGTGATTACAAGTACGGTTTTGCCGATAAAGATGTATCTATTTTCCGCTCAAAGCGCGGATTAACAAAAGAAATCGTTGAGGAAATCTCTCGCATGAAGTCTGAGCCTCAATGGATGCTCGATTTCCGTTTGAAATCTCTAGAGCATTTCTATAAAATGCCGATGCCACAATGGGGCGGCGACTTAGGAAGCCTGAACTTTGATGAAATTACGTACTACGTAAAACCATCTGAGAAATCAGAGCGTTCTTGGGATGAAGTACCTGAAGAAATCAAACAAACGTTTGACAAACTAGGTATTCCTGAAGCGGAGCAAAAATACCTTGCAGGTGTATCTGCTCAGTATGAGTCTGAGGTTGTATACCACAACATGAAAGAAGACCTTGAAGCACAAGGGATCGTCTTCAAAGATACGGACACTGCTCTTAAAGAAAACGAAGACATTTTCCGTGAGCATTTTGGTAAAGTGATTCCTCCAACAGACAACAAATTTGCTGCGCTTAACTCAGCTGTTTGGTCTGGTGGATCATTCATCTACGTGCCAAAAGGCATCAAAGTAGATACGCCTTTACAAGCATACTTCCGTATTAACTCTGAAAACATGGGTCAATTCGAACGTACGCTAATCGTTGTAGACGAAGGCGCACACGTACACTACGTAGAAGGTTGTACGGCACCTGTTTATACAACTAACTCTCTTCACAGTGCAGTTGTAGAAATCATGATCAAAAAAGATGCGTATTGCCGCTATACAACGATCCAAAACTGGGCAAACAACGTGTTTAACCTTGTAACAAAACGTGCTGTAGCAGAAGAAAATGCAACAATGGAATGGATTGATGGTAACATCGGTTCTAAATTAACAATGAAATACCCAGCGGTTATCCTAAAAGGTGAAGGCGCACGTGGTATGACATTATCCATTGCTCTTGCTGGTAAAGGGCAGCACCAAGATGCTGGAGCTAAAATGATTCACTTAGCACCAAACACATCTTCAACAATCGTATCAAAATCAATTTCTAAGCACGGTGGTAAAGTAACGTACCGCGGTATCGTTCACTTCGGACGTAAAGCGGAAGGTGCTCGTGCAAACATTGAATGTGATACGTTAATCATGGATAATCAGTCTACTTCTGATACAATTCCGTACAATGAGATCTTAAACGATAACATCTCACTTGAGCACGAAGCAAAAGTATCAAAAGTATCTGAAGAACAATTATTCTACTTAATGAGCCGCGGTATTTCAGAGCAAGAAGCAACTGAAATGATCGTAATGGGCTTCATTGAGCCATTCACAAAAGAACTTCCAATGGAATACGCAGTTGAAATGAACCGTCTAATCAAATTCGAGATGGAAGGTTCAATCGGTTAA